The genomic region GAtgatgccctggtggtcactcttaggatagggggctatgatgtgaagagggtgttgGTGGACCAAGATAGCGGTGTAGaaatcatgtaccctgatttatatAAGGGACTAAAGTTGGAGCCTAAGGACTTGGCTTGTTATAATTCACctttggtgggttttgatgggaAAGTCGTTATTCCAATGGGCTAGATTAGACTATCAGTACAAGCAGGTTCAGAAGTggttgaggtggacttcattgtAGTAAATGCTTACTCCCCTTACGCcgccattgtggcaagacccTGACTTCATGCCATGAGGGGCTGTTTCTTCCACCCTGCATTTGAAGGTGAAGTACCCTTCTGGGAACCGGGTTGAGGAGTTGGTCAAGAGCCAGTCTATGGCTAGGCAGTCCTTGGCAGCAGCAAATAGGCATCAAGTTGAAGGTAAGTCTTCGGCCCTCGCTGAGTGGGGTTTATAgcaattaaaaatataagtgTTATCTTCGGATGTAGCGATGGAAGGGGCAAAGTGTGAGGAAttagaaaaaattgttatagGTGATGATACAAATAAGTTTTTCCAGGTTGGAGCTCAATTGCCTCTTCAGGAGAAGAAGGAGCTTATagtgtttctcaaaaagaatattgatgtgtttgcatggagtgcTTATGAAGCTCTTGGGGTGGATCCAATTTTATTTgccatcatttaaatgtcaatccaaCTGTCGTTCCCAaaaagcaaccacctcggcgctcaTCTAAAGAGCATTCTCAGGCTGTAAAAAAGGAGGTAATCAAGCTTAAGCGagctggggctattaaggaggtgttctaccctgagtggttggccaataccgtggtggtgaagaagaaaaataggaagTGATGagtatgtgtagatttcacaaatttgaacaaaagtTTTCCCTAATGATCCCTTCCCCATGCCTCGAATATGTCAGCTAGTGGATGCAACTGTAGGCCATCCTCGGATGAATTTCTTAGATGCCTTCTAGGGCTACCATCAGATACCATTAGCTTTGGATGGTCAGGAGAAGACAATCTTCGTTACTCCTATTGGAAATTACcactacaaggtgatgccctttggtttaaagaatgcaCGGTCCACttatcagaggatgatgactaggatgttcgaGCCATGactaggaaaaaatattgagatttatatagatgaaatggtggtgaagagtaaggtAGAATTCGAGCATGTTGCTGACCTCGGAAATATCTTTGAAATATTGAGGAAACATGAGCTATGCTTTAATGCTtctaagtgctcttttggtgttGGTTAAGGCAATTAACAGTTTGCAGCATTCTCAAAATCCTAAGGAAGTCTCGAAATTAATGGGAATGACTGCTGCCTTGAATCGATTCATCTCTCGGTCACTAGACaggtgcagacctttcttccagttgttgaataggtggaaggagtttgaatggACTGAGGAGTTTGTCTTAGCCTTCTAGCAGCAAAAGGAATACCTTTCTCAGTCACCCATTATGTGCAGGCCCGAGGAGGATGAGGTTCTATTTGCTTACATTGTTGTAACTCCCCATGTAGTAAACTTGGTACATATACGAGTTCATAATGGGGAGAGGCCGGTCTATTATATGAGCAAGTCCTTACATGAAGCAGAGGTTCATTACCTACCATTGGAAAATGTCATATTGGTAGTGGTGTATGCTACATGTAAACTccctcattacttccaagctcataCAATCGTGGTTTTAACCCAACTTCCTCATCAATTACTACTTGGAAAAGCTTATTATAtaggaagaattgccaaatgagGGACGATTTTGGGGgcctttgacatcaaatatatgcctcgtaCCTCTATTAAGGGTCAGGTCCTTGCAGATTTGATGGCTGAGTTTGCTGAATCTCCTTTGGAAGAGGTGGGAGGAAAGCaaaacatggatggaaaattagTTGGAATGGTTTTCTTACAAGAACCTCTATCTTGGAGGGTGTATGTTGATGGCgctgctaatcaaagaggatctggggTGGGGCTAGTTGTGGTATCTCTTAAATGGATtattattgagaaatccttaaaGTTGAGTTTCTTGGCCACGAACAACGAGGCTGAATATGAAGCTTTGTTGGTGGGGATGACTATGGTccagaaaatgggaggaaagacagTGGAAGTGTTTTCAGATTTAAGGCTGGTTGTTGAACAGGTAAAGGGAGAATCGGAAGCCAGAGATCTGAGGATGCAAGAGTATTTAAGTCAGGTCAGACATTTGCAATCAGGGTTTGAGTCTTTCACCTTACAGGGAATTCCTAGAAGCAGAAATACTCATGCTGATTCTCTTGCCACGCTTGCAACCTCCTCGGTGCAGAGTTTACCTCGGGTCATCCTAGTTGAGGATTTGTGCAAGCCTGCCAAGATAAGAAGGGAGAGGGCGCAGATTCATCAAGTTAGAGTgtgacctagttggatggatcccatAGTTATGTTCCTAGAGAATTACATCTTGCTCGAGGAGAAATGGGAGGTTGATAAAGTGCAGAGACAAGCTCCtcgtttttggttgtccgagggccaaaaattgtacaaatgctctttttttggaccatatttgctatgtatCCACCCTAAGGTAGTCGAGCCCCTCCTAGAAGAGCTatatgaagggatttgtggaagtcatactgGGGGCAGATCATTGTCTCACAAGGCCTTCACTCAAGGGTATTAGTGGCCAGGTATGCAAAAGGAAGCACAagagtatgtgaagaagtgtgacACATGCCATAGATTTGCTCAAAACATTCATCAGCCAAGGGGTGTCCTCAATCCTGTGTTCAATCCCTAGTCCTTTGCTCAGTGGGGATTAGATATTGTAGGGCCCTTCCCTAAGGCAGTAGGGAATAGGAGATGACTTTTGATCAAcactgattacttcactaaatgggttgaagctaaGTCACTGGCAAACATAAGAGATGTGGATGCTAAGATgtttgtgtggaaaaatattgtcattcAGTTTGGGGTTCCTCACACCCCCATCTCGGACAATGGGCTTtagtttgatagcaaggcttttaAGACGTATTGTTGTAAAATGGATATTAAGAACAGATATTCAACTTCAGTTTATTCTTAGGAAAACGGACAGGCCAAGGCTATCTATAAATTCACAATaagtgggctcaagaagaggttggatgatgcaaaAGGTAAATGGGTAGACGAGCTGCCACATGTACtctggacatatcggactacccCTCATAGGTCAATAGGGAAaacacccttttcaatgacttataGAGCCAAGGCTGTGATTCCTCTAGAAATTGGATTCCCAACGCTGAGGACAAGCTTGTTCACTCCAAATTACAATGATGACCTATTAGAGATGAGCTTAAATCTGATTGAAGAGCAGAGAGAAAACGCCATGGTTCAGTTAGCATATTATCAATAGAAGCTCAAACAGAGGTATGACTCAAGTGTAAGATTGAGACCATTAGCACCTGGAGACATAGtattaagaaaagttgtgggtactgcaaagaacccagcatggggaaagtttgggcccaattgggaagggtCATACTGTATTTCTTCAGTAGCTGTTATAGGTGCTTatttcctagaggatttagaagaaaatattatacCACGTCCTTGGAATATAAATAACCTGCGaatgtactattattaatgaaaggcagctctgccatgtttttattttgatattatatgCTATCTTCactatttgtttaagtattaaacaaaatcttggacatgtctggctcctcagaccacataccttgggtaaattaatactcttcattatctatctaagtattaaacaaaatcttagtcatgcctgactcctcggaccatatatcttgggtaaattaatacttttcaTTATCTATCTAAGTATTAAAAATAAcgttggtcatgcctggctccttagaccacataccttaggtaaattaatactcttcattatctaagtattaaacagaactttgGTCATTCCTGGCTCCTTAGActacataccttgggtaaattaatatttttcattatctatctaagtattaaacagaatcttggtcatgcttggctcctcagaccatataccttgggggtaaattaatactccccattatttgtttaagtgttaaacaaaaccttggttatgtctggttcctcagACCACCTATCTTGGGTAAATTAGCACTGCCAAGCATCtaactaagtgttaaacagaattcGGCCATGTCAAGTCccttggaccacatgccttgggtagaTTAGTAACTAGCCTGACTATAGTGGATAACCAATATCCTCATTATGGTAACTTAATTGAAAGGGTACACCTGAGCATCATTTAAAGCATTTGCAAATATGTCCACGATTAGTTCATGAGCTAATTGTCATCTACAACTCCTTAAATCTACTATTAAGTGAAAGGTTATGTGGAACCCTATTTGGATAGATACTCCACCACTCTCTGAGATTAATAGAAAGTCCAGTGATATACAGGATCCTTTGAGTTAATTACgcttaagatatatttttgaaattaatgaTATACTTTGTTAAGATTGTAAACTTGGAATGTTTAGCCTGTTCCGTTGTTGATTATGTGGGATGTAACAACCGCGCTATCACTTATGCAGATAATTAAATGACGCTAGATCTCATTCCCATATTGATTAAGTGTAAAATAATGTAGAAACTATGTTAGGATTCGCATAAATATAACAAGCGTAAAAGAAAAGTTTATAATTATCATTAAGCTAAGcctttaaaaaggaaaattgattacaaattctggaaaaaaaaaaataacaattacaaaaaaaaagaaaaaaagaaaaaaagaaaagaaaagaaaaactattatAAGAACTACTTGATTTTTAGTATAAGCTTGTCTTTTGCTGGGGCCTTGGCGGATTGGATAGGGGCAGCTGTTGAGGATGTTGGGCCTTTACCCTTGAGGTCCTTCTTGGCACGCACAGGAAGAGTAGTTAGGACAATTTCCATGTTGCAGGGGGCCTCTTTCTCCTTGAAGGGATCCTTGAGGGCACC from Castanea sativa cultivar Marrone di Chiusa Pesio chromosome 11, ASM4071231v1 harbors:
- the LOC142616608 gene encoding uncharacterized protein LOC142616608 yields the protein MPRTSIKGQVLADLMAEFAESPLEEVGGKQNMDGKLVGMVFLQEPLSWRVYVDGAANQRGSGVGLVVVSLKWIIIEKSLKLSFLATNNEAEYEALLVGMTMVQKMGGKTVEVFSDLRLVVEQVKGESEARDLRMQEYLSQVRHLQSGFESFTLQGIPRSRNTHADSLATLATSSVQSLPRVILVEDLCKPAKIRRERAQIHQVRV